A portion of the Malania oleifera isolate guangnan ecotype guangnan chromosome 3, ASM2987363v1, whole genome shotgun sequence genome contains these proteins:
- the LOC131151954 gene encoding uncharacterized protein LOC131151954, producing MSDRTPHHHRRPLHHTYSTPFPSCFRPKAIPRITAGAATEPPPAPSPPPPPPPPPQGAGSPNLTTCLYHTDFGIFALTWSRNLLGRSLHLDLRFDAEDDSQSPPATAGSFHLQIKPFFFWTKHGSRKLAVDHCGSRNVRVFWDLTRAKYGSGPEPQSGFFVAVVVEGEMTLLVGDRRREAYAKTRARKAERTQVLLLRREHLFGNKIYTTKARFGGRNREISIDCSLGEDSRLSFSVDRKKVLQIKRLKWKFRGNERIEVDGVPIQFSWDVYNWAFEDGADGHAVFMFRFEKQGLEEDEYVESRNDLSEKISDGVGELFGGFGMNGFERKKMKKSLMRSGRSSSSSSLSSASSGCSSSVMEWASMEEKQLKGPSGFSLLVYAWKS from the coding sequence ATGTCAGACCGCACCCCCCATCACCACCGGCGGCCCCTCCACCACACCTATTCCACTCCTTTCCCTTCTTGCTTCCGCCCTAAAGCCATTCCCAGAATTACCGCTGGCGCCGCTACCGAGCCTCCGCCGGCACCATCGCCACCGCCACCGCCACCGCCGCCGCCGCAGGGCGCCGGGAGCCCCAACCTCACCACGTGTCTATACCACACCGACTTCGGCATCTTCGCCCTCACGTGGTCCCGCAACCTCCTCGGCCGCTCCCTCCACCTTGACCTACGCTTCGACGCCGAAGACGACTCTCAGTCTCCGCCAGCCACGGCTGGGTCTTTCCATCTCCAGATCAAGCCCTTCTTCTTCTGGACCAAGCACGGCTCCAGAAAGCTCGCCGTCGATCACTGCGGCTCGCGGAACGTGCGGGTCTTTTGGGATCTGACCCGAGCCAAGTACGGATCTGGACCCGAACCCCAATCTGGGTTCTTCGTCGCCGTGGTCGTCGAGGGCGAGATGACCCTCCTCGTCGGGGACCGCCGGAGGGAGGCGTACGCGAAAACCAGAGCGAGAAAGGCGGAGAGGACGCAGGTTCTGCTTCTGAGGAGAGAACATTTGTTCGGAAACAAGATATACACCACGAAAGCGAGATTTGGGGGCAGAAACAGAGAGATTTCCATCGATTGCAGCCTCGGCGAAGATTCGAGACTCTCCTTCAGCGTCGATCGGAAAAAGGTTTTGCAGATTAAGCGACTGAAGTGGAAATTCAGGGGGAATGAGAGAATCGAAGTCGATGGGGTTCCGATCCAGTTCTCGTGGGACGTGTACAATTGGGCTTTTGAGGACGGCGCGGACGGGCACGCCGTGTTCATGTTCAGATTCGAGAAACAGGGGCTGGAGGAAGACGAATACGTAGAATCGAGGAACGATCTGAGCGAGAAGATTAGCGATGGGGTAGGGGAACTGTTTGGGGGATTCGGGATGAACGGGTTcgagaggaagaagatgaagaagagctTAATGAGGAGCGGGAGGAGCTCCTCGTCGTCGTCATTGTCGTCTGCGTCGTCGGGATGTAGCTCGTCGGTGATGGAGTGGGCGAGCATGGAGGAGAAGCAGTTGAAGGGTCCCAGTGGGTTTTCGTTGCTGGTATATGCCTGGAAGAGCTGA